A window of the Cannabis sativa cultivar Pink pepper isolate KNU-18-1 chromosome X, ASM2916894v1, whole genome shotgun sequence genome harbors these coding sequences:
- the LOC115713865 gene encoding butanoate--CoA ligase AAE1 — translation MEGAIRCSANYVPLSPISFLKRSAIVYSDRPSVVYGNVQYTWSQTFERCKRLASAISHLGISSGHVVAVLAPNIPAMYELHFGVPMAGAILCTLNIRHDSAMVSVLLRHSEAKVFFVDYQFLHIAQGAIDMLSKKGSKPPLLVLIPECDDDQLSTDISSSSNAISASVKLEYEQLLSTGNLDFEVIIPKDEWDPISLNYTSGTTSSPKGVIYSHRGAYLNSLAGVLLNEMHSMVVYLWCVPMFHCNGWCLPWGIAAQGGTNVCLRNVTAKGIFDSIAKHKVTHMGGAPTVLNMIINASATERKPLPSKVSIMTGAAPPPPSLLFKMEEMGFNVTHSYGLTETYGPGTVCTWKPEWDSLPRDAQAKLKSRQGVQHLGIEELDVKDPVTLKSVPANAKIIGEVMFRGNTVMNGYLKNVKATQEAFDGGWFRTGDLGVKHPDGYVELKDRSKDIIISGGENISTIEVESVLYSHPAVFEAAVVARPDDHWGETPCAFVNVKSGCNVSGDEIINFCRSRLPHYMAPRTVVFQDLPKTSTGKVQKFVLRDKAKSMGSLTKKNISKL, via the exons ATGGAGGGTGCGATTCGGTGCTCTGCCAACTATGTTCCTCTATCGCCGATCAGCTTCTTGAAGCGTTCTGCCATAGTTTACAGTGACAGACCTTCGGTGGTCTACGGAAATGTGCAATACACTTGGTCCCAAACCTTTGAAAGATGCAAAAGACTGGCCTCTGCTATTTCTCATTTGGGAATATCTTCAGGACATGTG GTTGCTGTTCTGGCTCCTAATATTCCAGCAATGTATGAGCTGCATTTTGGAGTACCAATGGCAGGAGCCATTCTCTGTACACTTAACATACGCCATGATTCTGCAATGGTGTCagtattattaagacattcggaGGCCAAAGTCTTCTTTGTTGATTACCAATTCCTCCATATTGCTCAGGGAGCCATTGACATGTTATCAAAAAAAGGTTCCAAGCCACCCCTTCTAGTCTTAATTCCAGAGTGTGATGATGATCAACTATCCACTGACATTAGTAGTAGCAGCAATGCCATTTCCGCTTCTGTGAAGTTAGAATACGAGCAACTACTATCAACGGGGAATCTTGATTTTGAGGTCATAATACCAAAAGATGAATGGGATCCCATCTCACTCAACTATACTTCAGGCACAACATCTAGCCCCAAGGGTGTCATTTACAGCCACAGAGGTGCATATCTCAATTCATTGGCAGGGGTTCTTCTGAATGAAATGCACTCAATGGTTGTCTATTTGTGGTGTGTTCCCATGTTCCACTGCAATGGTTGGTGTCTCCCCTGGGGAATTGCTGCTCAAGGCGGTACAAACGTCTGCCTAAGGAATGTCACTGCAAAGGGAATTTTTGACTCTATAGCTAAGCACAAAGTAACCCACATGGGAGGAGCACCTACTGTTTTGAATATGATCATAAATGCATCAGCCACAGAGCGGAAACCACTTCCATCCAAGGTATCGATCATGACCGGTGCTGCTCCACCGCCCCCGTCACTACTTTTTAAGATGGAAGAAATGGGGTTCAATGTGACTCATTCTTATGGTTTGACTGAAACATATGGCCCTGGAACTGTTTGTACTTGGAAACCCGAATGGGATTCTTTGCCTAGAGATGCACAGGCAAAACTAAAGTCACGACAGGGTGTTCAACATCTTGGCATTGAAGAACTAGATGTGAAAGATCCTGTAACACTGAAGAGTGTACCAGCTAATGCAAAGATAATAGGTGAGGTTATGTTTAGAGGAAACACTGTCATGAATGGATATTTGAAAAATGTCAAAGCAACACAAGAGGCTTTTGATGGTGGTTGGTTTCGAACTGGGGACTTAGGAGTGAAACATCCAGATGGCTATGTCGAGCTAAAGGATCGGTCCAAAGATATCATCATTTCTGGGGGTGAAAATATAAGCACAATTGAGGTTGAATCTGTACTTTATAGCCATCCAGCGGTTTTTGAGGCCGCGGTTGTAGCAAGACCTGATGACCACTGGGGAGAGACACCTTGTGCGTTTGTTAATGTGAAGAGTGGTTGTAATGTGAGTGGTGATGAGATTATTAACTTTTGTAGAAGTCGTTTGCCTCATTACATGGCTCCACGAACTGTTGTTTTTCAAGATTTGCCAAAAACTTCTACTGGAAAGGTGCAAAAGTTTGTTCTTAGAGACAAGGCTAAGTCCATGGGAAGCCTCACAAAGAAGAATATCAGTAAATTGTAA
- the LOC115713891 gene encoding probable flavin-containing monooxygenase 1, with translation MCHIVCDIRHVKLPNNHACQETHCKFATLSQIKIQLNKKETKEEEMAERKIAIIGAGISGLLACKHCLEKKDLDPVVFEAQSCIGGVWSKTIESTRLQTPRPFYQFSDFAWPPSVTATFPDHNQVLDYLHSYVSHFKILNKINFNTKVIDISYSCSESICDFWGGSGEPFSSGKWNVTVQDSRNPSAPIEVYQVDFVIVCIGSFSGLPNIPDFGIDRGPEVFGGVVMHSMDYAAMDYEAAAEFIKGKLVTVVGFQKSALDLAAQVAKSNGGEYPCTLLFRTVHWTVPDYFTAYTFKCLNRFVELMIHKPIEGFFQWFFALLLSPLLWLYSKIVEHFLRFLYPLKKYNMVPNHGFIQQIFSCMSAITPPNFYDRVREGSLILKKFNISFSFCKVGLIIDKEESTPLVSDIVIFATGYKPDQKLKNIFASLHFQKCIIGSSAPLYRECIHPSIPNLAILGYSDSPASLYSTEIKSKWVAEFLGGKFKLPSVKDMEEDVIRWEKCMKRYSGCSYKRYCSIALLQIYINDQLCKDIGCNPRRKNWFLADLFSTYGPTDYKNLTH, from the exons ATGTGTCACATTGTGTGTGATATTAGACACGTTAAACTGCCCAATAACCATGCTTGCCAGGAAACACACTGTAAGTTTGCCACACTAtcacaaataaaaatacaattaaataaaaaagaaaccaaaGAAGAAGAAATGGCTGAAAGGAAAATAGCGATTATAGGCGCCGGAATCAGTGGACTATTGGCCTGCAAACACTGTCTGGAGAAAAAAGATTTAGACCCAGTTGTGTTCGAAGCCCAGAGCTGCATCGGTGGAGTTTGGTCTAAAACCATTGAGTCCACCAGGCTCCAGACTCCAAGACCCTTTTACCAGTTTTCCGACTTTGCATGGCCGCCTTCTGTGACAGCCACTTTCCCAGATCACAACCAAGTCCTGGACTACCTTCATTCCTACGTTTCTCACTTCAAAATCCTCAACAAGATCAACTTCAACACCAAGGTTATCGATATCTCCTATTCTTGTTCAGAGTCCATCTGTGATTTTTGGGGTGGCTCCGGAGAACCATTTTCATCTGGGAAATGGAATGTTACAGTTCAGGATTCTCGTAACCCATCTGCTCCCATTGAG GTATACCAAGTGGATTTTGTGATCGTATGCATTGGAAGCTTTAGTGGGTTGCCCAACATTCCTGATTTTGGAATAGACAGAGGGCCTGAGGTGTTTGGTGGTGTGGTTATGCATTCAATGGATTATGCTGCCATGGACTATGAAGCTGCTGCTGAGTTCATCAAAGGAAAGCTGGTTACTGTGGTTGGATTTCAAAAATCAGCACTAGATTTGGCTGCACAAGTTGCTAAATCCAatg GAGGCGAGTACCCTTGTACACTTCTGTTCAGGACAGTTCACTGGACTGTTCCTGATTACTTTACGGCATACACATTCAAATGCTTGAATCGCTTTGTAGAATTGATGATCCACAAACCCATTGAAGGATTCTTCCAATGGTTCTTCGCTTTGCTGCTTTCACCTTTG CTGTGGTTATATTCAAAAATAGTGGAGCACTTTCTGAGATTCTTGTACCCTTTGAAGAAATACAATATGGTGCCAAATCATGGCTTCATTCAACAGATATTTTCATGTATGAGTGCTATTACACCTCCTAATTTCTATGACAGAGTAAGAGAAGGAAGTCTCATACTcaagaagttcaatattagttTCAGCTTTTGCAAAGTTGGTTTGATTATAGACAAGGAGGAATCTACACCTCTTGTCTCTGACATTGTTATCTTTGCTACTGGTTACAAACCTGATCAGAAACTCAAAAACATCTTTGCATCATTGCATTTCCAGAAATGCATAATTGGCTCCTCAGCTCCCTTATACag GGAATGCATTCATCCAAGTATTCCAAATCTGGCAATACTTGGATATAGTGATAGTCCAGCAAGCTTGTATAGCACAGAGATAAAGAGCAAATGGGTAGCTGAGTTTTTGGGAGGAAAATTCAAATTGCCAAGTGTAaaggatatggaagaagatgtTATTAGGTGGGAAAAGTGCATGAAAAGATATTCTGGTTGTAGCTACAAGAGGTATTGTTCAATTGCTTTGCTTCAAATATACATCAATGATCAATTATGTAAGGACATTGGTTGTAACCCCAGAAGGAAAAACTGGTTCTTGGCTGATCTTTTCTCCACCTATGGCCCTACAGATTACAAAAACCTAACCCACTGA
- the LOC115713900 gene encoding uncharacterized protein LOC115713900 — translation MGRLRFLLYASGFSLGLCVLFSLQAFWVVHAKPDLTHINHDLYHSSENLMKEIKGLVHRHPNKLSLETVTSRNKGYQAEVAVVTYGRRRKENDDRSKYRILLSFGQHGRELITSELALRILSVLSGEHFLPNMDSDFLNSTLDKLIIKVVPMENLNGRELVESGDLCERRNGRGVDLNRNWSVDWGKKEEDFDPYEENPGIAPFSEPETQIMRKLALSFDPHIWVNVHSGMEALFMPYDHKNRTPDGVMSERMKSLLENVNLLHCHQRCMIGSGGGSVGYLAHGTATDFMYDIVNVPMAFTFEIYGDETASTKDCFKMFNPTDFGTFNRVLNDWSAAFLTVFKLAPQQIGEVPYKASVSKLEKWVSIDEYLDGYLMERSSRYGKKKEVFELGMQEIRTYFRLFLLSSVLLMFMFCSRISKGKSSRPIVSAIPL, via the exons ATGGGTCGTCTCCGTTTTCTCCTCTACGCTTCTGGCTTCTCTTTGGGTCTTTGTGTTTTGTTTTCCTTACAAGCTTTTTGGGTTGTCCATGCTAAACCCGATCTCACCCACATCAACCACGATCTCTACCATTCCAg TGAGAATTTGATGAAAGAGATAAAGGGTTTAGTGCATCGTCATCCAAACAAACTTAGT TTGGAAACGGTTACATCTAGAAACAAAGGGTACCAGGCTGAGGTTGCAGTTGTGACATACGGCAGGAGAAGGAAGGAGAATGATGATAGATCAAAGTACCGAATCCTTCTT AGTTTTGGGCAGCATGGAAGAGAGCTTATTACATCTGAACTTGCGTTGAGGATCCTCTCAGTCTTGAGTGGGGAACACTTTCTACCTAACATGGATTCAGATTTCTTAAATAGCACTCTTGATAAGCTCATCATTAAG GTGGTCCCCATGGAAAATTTGAATGGTCGTGAACTTGTTGAATCGGGAGATCTTTGTGAGAGAAGAAATG GAAGAGGTGTTGATCTCAACCGAAATTGGAGCGTAGATTGGGGAAAAAAAGAAGAG GATTTTGATCCATATGAGGAAAATCCTGGAATTGCACCATTTAGTGAGCCTGAAACTCAAATAATGCGGAAACTTGCCCTGTCATTTGATCCACATATATGGGTTAATGTGCATTCCGGAATGGAG GCATTGTTTATGCCTTATGATCATAAAAACAGAACGCCTGATGGAGTCATGTCAGAGAGAATGAAGTCGTTGCTTGAGAACGTGAACCTTCTTCATTGCCACCAACGTTGCATGATTGGATCTGGTGGGGGCTCTGTTGG GTACTTGGCTCATGGAACAGCAACTGATTTTATGTATGACATTGTAAATGTGCCAATGGCTTTTACCTTTGAG ATTTACGGTGATGAAACGGCTTCAACAAAAGATTGCTTTAAAATGTTTAACCCCACTGATTTCGGTACATTCAAT AGAGTTCTCAATGATTGGTCTGCGGCATTTTTAACAGTCTTTAAATTAGCGCCACAACAGATTGGCGAAGTCCCGTACAAGGCTTCTGTATCCAAATTGGAAAAGTGGGTATCTATAGATGAGTATCTTGACGGATATTTAATGGAGAGGAGTAGTAGATATGGGAAGAAGAAAGAGGTCTTTGAGCTTGGGATGCAAGAGATAAGAACATATTTTAGGCTCTTTTTGTTATCCTCTGTGCTTTTGATGTTCATGTTCTGTTCTAGAATATCTAAAGGCAAGAGTAGTAGACCAATTGTTTCTGCTATTCCTCTCTGA
- the LOC115713910 gene encoding pentatricopeptide repeat-containing protein At5g42310, chloroplastic: MLLLPTPLSARFPCIQFHHHYIFPLLLSTTTAPALATTTTTAFSGEPSYSSSKRSSDPQNDAVPFRNRRYDFGPLLNFLNGSESGSVSDSPTSLDPEEFKLAESYRAVPATVWHNLLKSLCSNSSSIGLAYAVVSWLQKHNLCYSYELLYSILIHALGRSEKLYEAFLLSQRQNLTPLTYNALIGACARNDDLEKALNLIAKMRQDGFPSDFVNYSLVIQSLTRKNKIDSPILQKLYREIECDKIELDGHLLNDIIVGFAKAGDPNQAMHFLSVVQATGLVAKTATLTAVISALGNSGRIVEAEALFEEIKEGGLQPRTRAYNALLKGYVKAGSLKDAETIVSEMEKNGVSPDERTYSLLIDAYANAGRWESARIVLKEMEASNVQPNSYVFSRILASYRDRGEWQKTFQVLREMESSGVKPDRHFYNVMIDTFGKFNCLDHAMATFERMLAEGIKPDTVTWNTLIDSHCKAGHHDRAEKLFEEMQESGCLPCATTYNILINSYGEQERWSDVNGLLGKMQSQGVLPNVVTYTTLVDIYGRSGRFNDAVDCLEVMKSSGLKPSATMYNALINAYAQRGLSEQALNAFRGMRGDGLKPSILALNSLINGFGEDRRDAEAFAVLQYMKDNGLKPDVVTYTTLMKTLIRVEKFDKVPAVFEEMISSGCNPDRKAREMLRSALKYMKQSLK; encoded by the exons ATGCTTCTTCTGCCGACACCACTTTCGGCAAGATTCCCTTGTATTCAATTCCACCACCATTACATATTCCCTTTACTCCTCTCAACCACAACCGCCCCAGCTCTCgcaaccaccaccaccaccgcctTTTCGGGTGAACCCTCTTACTCGTCTTCAAAACGAAGCTCAGACCCCCAAAACGACGCCGTTCCCTTTCGTAACCGCCGCTACGATTTCGGTCCCCTGTTGAACTTCCTTAATGGTTCTGAGTCGGGTTCGGTTTCGGATTCTCCGACTTCGCTTGACCCGGAGGAGTTCAAGCTGGCCGAGTCGTACCGGGCTGTACCTGCCACTGTCTGGCACAATCTTCTTAAATCGCTTTGCTCGAATTCATCGTCTATAGGTCTAGCATACGCCGTCGTTTCATGGCTTCAAAAGCACAACCTTTGCTATTCCTACGAGCTTCTCTACTCGATTCTCATCCACGCCTTGGGTCGGTCCGAGAAGCTCTACGAGGCTTTCTTGCTTTCTCAGAGGCAAAACCTGACGCCATTAACGTACAACGCCCTAATTGGAGCTTGTGCTCGGAATGATGACCTAGAAAAGGCGCTGAATTTAATAGCTAAGATGCGCCAAGACGGGTTTCCATCGGATTTCGTTAATTACAGCTTGGTAATCCAATCCCTAACTCGCAAAAACAAGATCGATTCCCCTATTTTACAAAAGCTTTATAGGGAAATTGAGTGTGATAAGATTGAGCTTGATGGGCATCTATTGAATGACATAATTGTGGGTTTCGCTAAAGCTGGTGATCCTAACCAGGCTATGCATTTTCTATCTGTAGTTCAGGCTACTGGGTTGGTAGCCAAAACAGCTACATTGACTGCTGTTATATCAGCTTTGGGGAATTCCGGTAGGATAGTGGAAGCTGAAGCTTTGTTTGAGGAGATTAAAGAAGGTGGATTGCAGCCAAGGACTCGAGCTTATAATGCACTCCTTAAAGGGTATGTAAAAGCAGGTTCTTTGAAAGACGCAGAGACCATTGTTTCAGAGATGGAAAAGAATGGAGTTTCACCAGATGAACGCACTTATAGCCTTCTAATCGATGCTTATGCCAATGCGGGTAGATGGGAAAGCGCCAGAATTGTGTTAAAAGAGATGGAAGCGAGCAATGTACAGCCTAATTCATACGTCTTCAGTAGAATCTTAGCGAGTTATCGCGATCGAGGGGAGTGGCAAAAGACATTCCAAGTCTTGAGGGAGATGGAAAGTAGTGGTGTGAAACCAGATAGGCATTTTTACAATGTGATGATTGATACTTTTGGCAAGTTTAATTGCCTTGATCATGCAATGGCTACCTTTGAGCGGATGCTTGCTGAGGGGATCAAGCCTGATACTGTTACTTGGAATACGCTTATAGACTCTCACTGCAAGGCGGGACACCATGACAGAGCAGAGAAGTTGTTCGAGGAAATGCAAGAGAGTGGCTGCTTGCCTTGCGCCACAACTTATAACATTCTGATCAACTCTTATGGAGAGCAAGAGAGATGGAGTGATGTCAATGGCTTGTTGGGAAAGATGCAAAGTCAAGGTGTTCTTCCTAATGTAGTTACTTATACAACACTTGTGGATATATATGGAAGGTCGGGGAGATTCAATGATGCTGTTGACTGCTTAGAAGTAATGAAATCTTCAGGCTTGAAACCATCCGCAACTATGTATAATGCCTTGATCAACGCTTATGCACAGAGA GGTTTGTCTGAGCAAGCACTGAATGCCTTCAGGGGCATGAGAGGAGACGGCCTAAAACCTAGTATTTTAGCTCTCAATTCACTGATCAATGGATTTGGTGAGGATAGAAGGGATGCTGAAGCCTTTGCTGTACTTCAATACATGAAGGATAAT GGCTTGAAACCAGATGTGGTGACATATACTACCCTGATGAAAACTTTGATACGTGTTGAAAAATTTGATAAG GTTCCAGCTGTGTTTGAAGAAATGATTTCATCAGGATGCAACCCTGATAGGAAAGCCAGAGAAATGCTACGGTCTGCTCTCAAATACATGAAACAGTCCCTGAAATAA